GAACGGCAGCGAAGGGGAGAGAGCGGAGGAGAGCGAAGCACGAACCGCTAACTGCACAAAACCATCTACGCAATGGGAGGGGCGGAAGCAGCGCCCGCCCCTCCTTGCTCTAACCGGGGGCACAGCGATCAGCGCGGAAGGCCGCGATCAATGTCTCGCGCGAGGATCATCCTATGGCGCGAGCCTTGGACTGGTTCAGCAGATCGCGCAGGGTCTCGATAAGTTGATCAATGAAGAACGGTTTGGGCAGATAGGCATTGACACCCAGAGCGCGCGCCTGACGGCGCAGGACATCGGTGTCATAGGCTGTGACCATGACGGTGGGCACTGTGGCGCCCCGGGCTTTAAGCGCTTCAATGAGCTGCATGCCGCTCATCCCACGGAGGTTATAGTCAGCAACGACCAGGTCGAAAGGCTGTTGCTCCCACAACTCCAGACCTTCCTCGGCGCCCAGCACGGTGACGAACTCATACGGAACGCCAAGTTCGGGCAACGCCATCTCAATGATCCGCCCGATGTGATTGTCATCTTCGACCAGCAGGATTCTCACCCGTTGATTGTGCGCTGTCATCGACTGCCCCCCGCAGAAGCCGCACCTCTCTCCGTCCCCCTTGCGCGTTGTCCCGCAGTCGAAGGCTGCGCAGAAGGGAAAGGTTTACACCCTTTCATAAGGTTGGACGTATATAATACCATGGCATCAAATGTGAAAGCAAGTAAAAGAATCTTTACCGTAACGGCGTTATGTGGCTTTGACAGGCAAAATGACCGAATCTATAATGATTCCATGGACTACAAAAGCTTCATCTGCTGCGATAGGAACGCTTATCTATGTTACATTTGACGACACGGCCACGTATCGCCGTCGCCGCGCTTTTTGCCTTCTACCTGTTTCTGTACCCTGGTTCGATCACGCTGGTGGCACTGGATCGGGTGCCGGTCTGGGGCACCTGGATGGGGGGAGCGCTGCTCATTCTTCAAGGCGCGTTGATGGGTCTCTGGCTCAGCGTCAACTTCGGGCAGTGGGGCGCGCTTGCCTCCCTGTGGGTGTTGTTTCTTTCGTGGCTGGTGGAGCACATTGGCGCAACGACCGGCTTTCCGTTCGGAAGCTACAGCTATACCGACGTGCTGCAGCCGCAGGTGTTCGGGGTGGTGCCGCTGGCCATTCCCTTCGCGTGGTTGTTGATCGTCACAGCCGCGACAGGGGTAGCCGAACTGTTTCTCGACCGTGAAAGCCGCTCGCCACAGGCGGAGGTGCGGGTTCGACCCGCCCGCGTGCTAATCGCTACCGCCTTCGCCCTGCTCCTCGATGTGACCATCGAACCCTTCGCGGTGCACATCAACCACTACTGGGTCTGGAGCGACAGCGATCCAAGCGCCTACTACGGTATTCCGGCTTCGAACTTTGTGGCCTGGTGGTTCACCAGTTTGCTCTTGAGCTGGGTGCTGGCGTTGCATCGGACGGGCGCCGTTCGCGCCGCGCGCTTCGGGCCGAGCCACGTCGGTGAGTTGTTCTGGCCCTGGCTGCCATTGACGCTGTATCTGACCAATCTGACCATGTTTGTGGTTGTCAACCTGGCGCGTGGTCAGGCCATCGCGTCACTGATCGGCAGTCTGATCTTCCTGGTCATTGCAGGCCGAATCTGCGTTCCTTTGCTGGTGCGGCGCCTGCGCGATCGCACCGAGCAGGAGCAGAGCGTTTCGTAACCTCGACACCCCGGACGCCGCCGGGGAGGATGGCCCGCTCAACCGGTGAATTGTCTGGGCAGGAGCCTCAGAAAACCGTCGAACAACTCATCAATGCCGCGCCGCCCGCGGAGCAGGGGCTGAAAGCGCTCGTAGCGCAGGGCCAGCACATCGTCGCGTAGAGCGTCGCAGGCGGCGGTGAGCCGGCTGGTAATATCGGCCAGGGTTCCCTCGATATCCGCCGGGTTGGCCGCGCGGTGGCATGGCCCGATACGGATAAAGGCTTCGGGGAACTGGCGCCCCAGCAGCTCATAGCGCAGCGCCACCGGGCAGAGATTGACGGCGCCGACCTGCGCGACAATCCGCGCGATGCCAGGGTAGGTGACCAGGGGGCGGCGATCATTGGGCACGATTTTGCCCTGGGGAAAAATGAACAGCAAGCGGGGCCGGCGCCCCCCGCGCAGCAGGGCCGCGGCGTAGGCCTGGGAACGCCGGGAGTCTTCCGGGTCGTCGCGGTTGATGCTGAAGGCCCCCGACCAGCGAAAAAAGCGGTAGCGGCGCAGTTGCTTCTCCTCCATCAGCAGGTGCGCGTCGAAGCGCCCGCGCAGCACAACGCGGTGGATCACGTACATCAGGTAGCCGTCCCACCACGAGCTATGGTTCAGGTAGATGATCAGCGGGCCATTCCGCGGATGGGGCAGCGGACCGTGGCTCTGGAGCCAGACCCGGTCGAAGTGGCGCCAGAGCGACCAGCGGGCGAAGCACCAGTACAGCAGCGCGTCGAGAACGGGATTCTTAGCGGCGGGAATGGCCGGACGCGGGTCGTCGCCAGCGGGGAGGAGCGAAGCAACCTTCGCCCCTTCTCGTCTCGTGAGGTTCCTCTCGGCGTCGTGCCCCATGGGCGTGCCTGTCCTGAAAGACGGTGAACCGGGTCGCCCCGCCCGAGTTTATAGCGTTTCTCGAAAAGGTTGACCCGTAACGATGGCGGCGCAGGCGCAGCGAGCTGCACCGCTCAGTGTCCTCAGAGGATCAAGCATTTCGGTCAGTGCTCTAGATCAGCGCGTGGGGATGGGCAAAGTGGGCGCGGCTAAAGGCGCTCCGAGCCAGACGCACCGCTTCGGCCAGCAACTCTTCCAGGTCGGTGCTGGCATCGGCGTAGAGTTCGCCAATGCTCTCGGCGTCAACCGCCTCGAGGGCGTGGCGCAGGGGCCAGAGACCATCCATAGACCCATCACCGACGGCCACGAGGGCCACGAAGCGACGGCGAGCGGGTGGCGGAGCGGCAGCAAGGGCATCGAAGAGGCCGCGCAGCCGTGGCGGAAGACTGCCGCCGGGCAACGGCGTCACCACCAGCAGCACTTCGGCATCGGCAATGTCGGCCAGCAACGGTTCCGCGAGCGGATCAGCGAACGAAGGCGCGTCGGCGCTGACCAGCACCTCGCCCAGATAGGCAGCGCGTTTGACCGGCGGCAGCGCGGCGAGCATCGCGTCGAGGCACTGGCGGGCCGGGCCGCCGTCGTTGGCGCTGCCGCAGATGCCCAGGGTGAACAGATAGCCGTCGTGCATACGAATTAAGGCAGTATCAGGTCAACGAACGAAATCAGGCGGACGCGACCTGCGCGGGGCGCCACGACAAGGTCTGCTGACACCCCTCGCCCGGCGACTAATGATGGTTAAGCGTTCGATTCGGCACCTCCCGCCGCCTGCGCCCTTCGACTGGCTCAGGGCGCGTTCCGCTGGCACACCTGAATAAACACTGTTATCTTCATCAGGCGCCCGGCAGGCCGGTGGGCCGTGGTGTGCGTGGAACGGTTCGTCGCCCCCCCTTCCCCGGCGCTTGCCTGCCTCTGTCAGGCGACCGACGAGGCGACGAACGGCTCAAAATAGGCTTCGATGGCGGCGCGGGCGGCCTCCAGGCCGGTTGCGTGGTGCACGGCAACCCGCAGGTGCGAAGCATTAGGCAGACCGACCACGAACTGGCCGATCAGTTGCTTGATCTTGTTGAGCGCGAGCCGGGCGGGCAATTCGGCCGCACACAGATCAAGATAGTTCAGCAAGAACTCAAGTTTATCCGCAGGGCCGGGCTGGAACACCGCCTCGCCGCGGCGGAGCTGGGCGATCTGCAAAAAGATCCAGGGGTTCTCCATCGCCGCGCGCCCGATCATCACCCCGTCGGCGCCGCTGTCGCGGAGGCGGATCAGGGCGTCTTCGGCGGTTTTCACATCGCCGCTGCCGATCACCGGGATGCTGACGGCGCGTTTAACTGCGGCCACGCGACGCCAGTCAGCGTGGCCCTTGTAACCCTGCTCGCGGGTGCGCGGATGCAGGGCTATCGCTGCCACTCCGGCGTCCTCGGCGATCTTCGCCGTTTCAACAAAGTTAAGGCTCTGCTCGTCCCACCCGGCGCGAAACTTCAGCGTCACGGGGATCTGGACCGCCGCCCTGACCGCCTTGAGCAGACGGTGCATTTTCGGCAGATCGCGCAGCAGAGCGGCCCCGTGACCGCCGCCGGTGACCCTGGGCGAAGGGCAACCGCAGTTGATGTCGAGAATATCGGCGCCGAGCCGCTCGACCGTGCGCGCCGCGGCGGCCACGAGGTCAGGCTCGTTGCCGGAGAGCTGCATCGTCAGCGGGCGCTCTTCGGGCAGGTAGTCGAGCAAGCGGTGGCGCTGCAACGCCTTAGGGGTGACGCTGGCAGCATTAGTCATTTCAGTGCTGACCAGCCCGCACCCGCCGAGACGCAGGATCATCCGCCGGAAGATGCTATCGGTTACCCCCGCCATGGGCGCCAGAATGATGTTTGGGGCGATGCGAATGTGATCAACGCAGTATTCAGTTGGCAGCGCGGCGATTTCGGTCTGTGTTAGCATGGAGAACAGTCGGTCGTGCATATCTGAGTCGGATTATACCATGACCCCGTGCTCAGCGTGTGGCGCTAACCCTCTTGACGTGCGCGGCCCGCCGTCGTACAGTATGCGCGAAGCTCTCGGAAGGGAGGCCGACGATGATGACGGCAGACAATCCTTCTGATGAACAGGACCATCAACTGGCGTTGCTCTGCAAGGCCCTGGGCAATCCGGTGCGCGTATCTATCCTGCGGTATGTGCTCCAGCATCCCGATTGTATCGGGAACGAGATCCTCCTGCACCTGCCCGAAAACGGCCCGCATGCCCAGTCTACGCTCTCGCAGCATCTGCGGCTCCTCCGTGAGGCCGGCTTGCTGGATAGCTACTCCGATGGGGCGGCGGTTTGCTATCGGGTCAATAGCAAGCGCATGGCCTGGTTGCGCGACCAGATCGGGGCCATGACCTAGGGGTGTGGAGGCAGGTGAAGAGACACATTTACACCTGTGCGACTTCTAGCAGCAACGATGCAACGAACAGCCGGAGGGGTCGTGACGGAAGGGTCGAGGTCTTGAGGCAGGTGCCACCACAGCTCTACACCTCCACAGCTCCACACCTCCACCGTCCACCCTTCCACGCCTCCCGGTCCTCGGCACAAAGCGTAGAACAGAGCACTGCCACCTATGCGGTTAAGCGAAAACAAGGTGCGGCGGATCGCTGAGCGGTTGCACGACGAACTGGCCCGGAGGGGGCTGGTGGAGTATCGGGAGGCGCCCGGCGCCCGGCCTGGCGAAGGGCGCGCGGCGCGGGTCAAGGCGATCTACGACTTTATTGTGGCCGATCTGCGCCGCGAGGAGGAGATTGACGCCGAGGTGGAGAAGATCCTGGCCTCATACAAACGCGAGATCAAGGGCACCGAGCGGGATATTCTCTTCCGCAAACACAAGGAGGAGATCGCGCGCAAGCGCGGCTACATCCTGTGAGGCGCAAGCTCGCCTGCTGCTGACGGAGGAGGGTCTGGACGAGCGTTGCTCGTCCAGACCCGTTTTTCACCGCCAGCCTCTGGCGCGGACCAGTTCGTTCCCCAACAATCCGAGCAGCACCTGCCCGCCGTGGTCCTCGAAGCGCGCCCGCTCAAACCACTGTACGGTGCGGAAGACGCCGGGCGCGATTTCCTCAACCTGGGGCGGCGAGATAGGTTGGCCGAAGAGCGCCAGGCTCTCGGCGAAGCTGATGCCCCGCGCGCCGTCAAACTCCAGACCGTTGGCGCGCCAGTACCCCAGGAAAGGCTCGCAGAGGGTATGTCCTGTGGCTTCGAAGGTCAGGCAGCCCGGTTGTGCCGTCCCGCGAGGAAAGATGTACCAGTCTCGTCCAGCAGCTCGTAGCACGTCGTCGCCAATACGCGCAAGCAGCACATTGTAGGGCGGGGGGTTCTCGGGGTGCAGTTCGAAGCGGTGGCGCTCGAAGTACTGCACGGTGTAGGCGCGCCCGTCGCTCCCGGTTTCGATCAGTTCTTCGCTGATCGGGAAGCCGAAGATCGGGAGGCCGCCATGACGCTCCCAGAAGCGTAAGAACGCGCCGCGCAGCGTGTGGCCGGTTTCGGGAAAATAGCGCACCTCCGGCGTATTCACAGGCGGCACCGGACGGAAGGCGTCGCCGGGGGCGACGGCTGGCGGCGATGGCGGCTCGGCTTGCGGCGCGTCGAGGGGGCAACCGGTGTAGGCCGGCGCTAGTTGCACCGCGCGAAAGGCATTCAGACGGCCCCAGCCGTATTCGGAGTCCTTGCCGGGAGGCCCCTTGTCGTCGGCGCTGGCCTTGAGAATGCAGCCTACATCGCTCCGGCCCAGGTCGGGGCGCTGGGTGAGCACCAGGGCCGCGGCGCCGGCTACGTAGGGGCTGGAGAATGAGGTGCCGTTGGGCGGGCCGTAGCGCCCGCCGGGCAAGGTGGTCCACAGACCCACGCCGGGGGCGGCGAGGTCAAGGTAGTCGCCGGTGTTGGAGAAGCCGGTGATGGTATCGGTATTGCCAGTGGCCCCGACGGCGATCACATCAGGGTAGGCCGCCGGGTAGGTGACAGGGTTGCCGATCTCTCGCTCGTTGCCCGAAGCGGCCACGAGCACGATCCCGCGCGCGGCGGCGTAGGCGATGGCCTCGCGTAGCAAGCGGCTGTCGCCCTCGCCGCCGAGGCTCATGTTGATCACCCGGGCGCCGTTGTCGGCGGCCCAGCGGATGCCGGCGGCCAGACTGGCGTCGTTGCCGACTCCCCTGGCGTCAACGACCTTGACCGGCAGGATGCGACATTCCCAGCAAAGGCCGGCTATGCCGGCGTTGTTGTCGGTATTGGCGGCGATCAGTCCGGCCACGGCGGTGCCGTGACCGTTGTCGTCGCGCGCGTCGGGGCTGCCGTTGAGGGTGTTGAAGCCTGGAAGCACCTTGCCCGCCAGGTCGGGGTGGTCGCCGTCCACACCGCTGTCGAGCACTGCGACGACGACCGGCCCGCCGGTGGTGATCGTCCAGGCCTCGGGGGCCTGGATGT
This DNA window, taken from Chloroflexaceae bacterium, encodes the following:
- a CDS encoding NAD(P)H-dependent oxidoreductase, which produces MHDGYLFTLGICGSANDGGPARQCLDAMLAALPPVKRAAYLGEVLVSADAPSFADPLAEPLLADIADAEVLLVVTPLPGGSLPPRLRGLFDALAAAPPPARRRFVALVAVGDGSMDGLWPLRHALEAVDAESIGELYADASTDLEELLAEAVRLARSAFSRAHFAHPHALI
- the dusB gene encoding tRNA dihydrouridine synthase DusB, producing the protein MHDRLFSMLTQTEIAALPTEYCVDHIRIAPNIILAPMAGVTDSIFRRMILRLGGCGLVSTEMTNAASVTPKALQRHRLLDYLPEERPLTMQLSGNEPDLVAAAARTVERLGADILDINCGCPSPRVTGGGHGAALLRDLPKMHRLLKAVRAAVQIPVTLKFRAGWDEQSLNFVETAKIAEDAGVAAIALHPRTREQGYKGHADWRRVAAVKRAVSIPVIGSGDVKTAEDALIRLRDSGADGVMIGRAAMENPWIFLQIAQLRRGEAVFQPGPADKLEFLLNYLDLCAAELPARLALNKIKQLIGQFVVGLPNASHLRVAVHHATGLEAARAAIEAYFEPFVASSVA
- a CDS encoding helix-turn-helix domain-containing protein, whose translation is MMTADNPSDEQDHQLALLCKALGNPVRVSILRYVLQHPDCIGNEILLHLPENGPHAQSTLSQHLRLLREAGLLDSYSDGAAVCYRVNSKRMAWLRDQIGAMT
- a CDS encoding lysophospholipid acyltransferase family protein, coding for MGHDAERNLTRREGAKVASLLPAGDDPRPAIPAAKNPVLDALLYWCFARWSLWRHFDRVWLQSHGPLPHPRNGPLIIYLNHSSWWDGYLMYVIHRVVLRGRFDAHLLMEEKQLRRYRFFRWSGAFSINRDDPEDSRRSQAYAAALLRGGRRPRLLFIFPQGKIVPNDRRPLVTYPGIARIVAQVGAVNLCPVALRYELLGRQFPEAFIRIGPCHRAANPADIEGTLADITSRLTAACDALRDDVLALRYERFQPLLRGRRGIDELFDGFLRLLPRQFTG
- a CDS encoding DUF507 family protein, which translates into the protein MRLSENKVRRIAERLHDELARRGLVEYREAPGARPGEGRAARVKAIYDFIVADLRREEEIDAEVEKILASYKREIKGTERDILFRKHKEEIARKRGYIL
- a CDS encoding S8 family serine peptidase encodes the protein MRLSSVGAVLALFLLMVPLAARPVSARTGGAPAPGEVIVWLRPGATPSAPEVAASLAALRVSAAEALAPNAPIYRLRLPAAIDPEVAAARLLAAPGVAYAEPNRIRRISRMPNDPAFPQQWGLRNIQAPEAWTITTGGPVVVAVLDSGVDGDHPDLAGKVLPGFNTLNGSPDARDDNGHGTAVAGLIAANTDNNAGIAGLCWECRILPVKVVDARGVGNDASLAAGIRWAADNGARVINMSLGGEGDSRLLREAIAYAAARGIVLVAASGNEREIGNPVTYPAAYPDVIAVGATGNTDTITGFSNTGDYLDLAAPGVGLWTTLPGGRYGPPNGTSFSSPYVAGAAALVLTQRPDLGRSDVGCILKASADDKGPPGKDSEYGWGRLNAFRAVQLAPAYTGCPLDAPQAEPPSPPAVAPGDAFRPVPPVNTPEVRYFPETGHTLRGAFLRFWERHGGLPIFGFPISEELIETGSDGRAYTVQYFERHRFELHPENPPPYNVLLARIGDDVLRAAGRDWYIFPRGTAQPGCLTFEATGHTLCEPFLGYWRANGLEFDGARGISFAESLALFGQPISPPQVEEIAPGVFRTVQWFERARFEDHGGQVLLGLLGNELVRARGWR
- a CDS encoding carotenoid biosynthesis protein, producing the protein MLHLTTRPRIAVAALFAFYLFLYPGSITLVALDRVPVWGTWMGGALLILQGALMGLWLSVNFGQWGALASLWVLFLSWLVEHIGATTGFPFGSYSYTDVLQPQVFGVVPLAIPFAWLLIVTAATGVAELFLDRESRSPQAEVRVRPARVLIATAFALLLDVTIEPFAVHINHYWVWSDSDPSAYYGIPASNFVAWWFTSLLLSWVLALHRTGAVRAARFGPSHVGELFWPWLPLTLYLTNLTMFVVVNLARGQAIASLIGSLIFLVIAGRICVPLLVRRLRDRTEQEQSVS
- a CDS encoding response regulator, translated to MTAHNQRVRILLVEDDNHIGRIIEMALPELGVPYEFVTVLGAEEGLELWEQQPFDLVVADYNLRGMSGMQLIEALKARGATVPTVMVTAYDTDVLRRQARALGVNAYLPKPFFIDQLIETLRDLLNQSKARAIG